The following are encoded in a window of Phragmites australis chromosome 22, lpPhrAust1.1, whole genome shotgun sequence genomic DNA:
- the LOC133904817 gene encoding uncharacterized protein LOC133904817, with protein MDEPPLPPSHPPLELAGAARDVELCLSVALSREEVLRRRRCHLVQLYSLYRAQYWALADELPARYGEYWWDHGASPVLLDEPRSALPPPPPSLPLPENGCGVGPLVNGGGVGPLVNGVVGAVAPAAAGGRVGCVAANCEAKAMPLSLYCFNHILLDPKQQLYQPCAFITKQSGTPNGKAACGKPVLRGITPLRCADHDPKSQKLIIKALKNAGIDLPLTSKSVPKLSLLISETVREIQMKRKLSLTGAKNAPSYQSLK; from the exons ATGGACGAGCCCCCGCTGCCGCCGTCTCACCCGCCGTTGGAGCTCGCCGGCGCGGCGCGGGACGTGGAGCTCTGCCTCTCTGTGGCGCTATCCCGCGAGGAGGTtctccgccggcgccggtgcCACCTGGTGCAACTCTACTCGCTCTACCGCGCTCAGTACTGGGCGCTCGCTGACGAGCTCCCTGCCAGGTACGGCGAATATTGGTGGGACCACGGCGCCAGCCCCGTGCTCCTCGATGAGCCCCGGTCcgctctgcctcctcctccgccgtccCTGCCGCTGCCGGAGAATGGATGCGGTGTTGGACCGCTGGTGAATGGTGGCGGCGTCGGACCGCTGGTGAATGGTGTCGTCGGTGCCGTCGCCCCTGCGGCTGCGGGCGGGAGGGTGGGTTGCGTGGCCGCGAATTGCGAGGCCAAGGCGATGCCCCTGTCGCTGTACTGCTTCAATCACATCCTCTTGGACCCCAAGCAGCAGCTGTACCAGCCCTGCGCCTTCATCACTAAGCAAAG TGGTACGCCAAATGGGAAAGCAGCTTGTGGAAAACCCGTTCTGAGAGGCATTACTCCATTGCGATGTGCTGACCATGATCCAAAATCTCAGAAACTCATCATCAAAGCTTTGAAAAATGCAGGAATTGACCTTCCCTTGACAAGTAAAAGTGTTCCAAAATTGAGTCTCTTGATTTCTGAAACAGTCCGCGAAATTCAGATGAAAAGAAAGCTATCCCTGACTGGTGCAAAGAATGCGCCTTCTTATCAGTCATTGAAATGA